Proteins from a genomic interval of Oncorhynchus nerka isolate Pitt River linkage group LG13, Oner_Uvic_2.0, whole genome shotgun sequence:
- the LOC115139778 gene encoding solute carrier family 28 member 3 isoform X2 produces MVYQRIAREMGWTTRPSTLRFLEKRMEGIHRYLEKHRTRIRLVLGIVLAAGYFAVVIAACVLNLQRALALLVVTLLAVFFLLWDWLMGRYGQRLWDALQPARDTLNTHWLWVKWVVCVLLLVAVVCWLVFDTAKQGSRQLVSFSGLLCFVMLMLVFSRNPFRVSWRTLLWGVALQFLFGLIILRTKAGFTAVDWLGHQVEVFLSYADTGSRFVFGDKYTDHFFAFQVLPIVVFFSTVISMLYHLGFMQWLILKVGFIMQITMGTSPTESMVAAGNIFVGQTESPLLIRPYISQLTLSEIHAVMTGGFSTIAGSVLGAFISFGIEASHLLTASVMSAPASLAIAKTFWPETEIPKVTAKKGLKLETGEGSNLLEAASRGASSSIVLVANIAVNLIAFLALLAFLNAALSWLGNMFNYPQLSFSIICSYVFMPFSFLMGVAWEDSFMVGELIGYKTFFNEFVAYERLAKLIKRREDRGPEYVDDVKQYLSVHSETIATYALCGFANISSLGVMIGGLSAMAPERRGDISRCAIRALISGTVACFMTACIAGMLYIPELLCEDFLKEEFNSTLVINSTQLLTCCTELYHSVLVSPSNMTLEGRFSMASLNGCCAILSSPLFNCSLVP; encoded by the exons ATGGTTTATCAGAGAATAGCCAGAGAAATGGGCTGGACAACCAGGCCTTCCACTCTCAG GTTCTTGGAAAAGAGAATGGAAGGGATCCACCGATATCTGGAGAAGCACAGGACTAGGATCAGGCTGGTGTTGGGCATTGTCTTGGCTGCAG GTTACTTTGCCGTGGTGATCGCGGCATGCGTGCTGAACTTGCAGCGTGCTCTGGCCCTGTTGGTGGTGACCCTGCTGGCTGTCTTCTTTCTTCTGTGGGACTGGCTGATGGGCCGCTACGGACAACGCCTCTGGGACGCCCTGCAACCCGCCAGGGACACCCTCAACACACACTGGCTCTGGGTCAAATG ggtggtgtgtgtgctgCTGCTGGTGGCAGTGGTGTGCTGGCTGGTGTTTGACACGGCCAAACAGGGATCGCGGCAGCTAGTCTCTTTCTCCGGACTCCTCTGCTTCGTAATGCTCATGCTGGTGTTCTCAAGGAACCCATTCAGG GTGTCATGGCGAACTTTACTGTGGGGTGTGGCGCTACAGTTCTTGTTTGGACTCATTATCCTCAGAACCAAAGCAGGATTCACCGCTGTAGACTGGCTGGGCCATCAAGTGGAG gTGTTTCTGTCCTACGCTGACACCGGCTCTAGGTTTGTGTTCGGCGACAAATACACAGACCACTTCTTTGCGTTCCAG GTTCTGCCTATTGTAGTGTTCTTCAGCACTGTCATCTCTATGCTCTACCACCTTGGCTTCATGCAGTGGCTCATCCTCAAG GTGGGCTTCATAATGCAGATTACTATGGGAACTTCTCCCACAGAGTCCATGGTCGCCGCTGGCAACATATTTGTGGGACAG acagaaTCTCCACTCTTGATTCGTCCGTACATCTCCCAGCTGACCTTGTCAGAGATCCATGCCGTGATGACAGGAGGGTTCTCCACCATCGCTGGCAGTGTACTGGGAGCCTTCATCTCTTTTGGG attgaagCATCCCACTTGCTGACAGCCTCCGTAATGTCAGCCCCGGCCTCCCTGGCTATCGCCAAAACCTTCTGGCCAGAGACAGAGATCCCCAAAGTCACAGCCAAGAAAGGCCTCAAACTGGAGACAGG GGAGGGCAGTAACCTGCTGGAGGCAGCGTCTCGCGGAGCGTCCTCCTCTATTGTCCTGGTGGCCAACATCGCTGTCAACCTCATTGCCTTCCTGGCCCTGCTCGCTTTCCTCAATGCCGCTCTGTCATGGCTGGGCAACATGTTCAACTACCCCCAGCTCAGCTTCTCT aTCATCTGCTCATACGTATTCATGCCTTTCTCCTTCCTGATGGGTGTGGCCTGGGAGGACAGCTTCATGGTGGGCGAGCTGATTGGCTACAAGACCTTCTTCAATGAGTTTGTGGCCTATGAGAGGTTGGCAAAACTCAtcaagaggagagaggacagaggcccAGAGTACGTGGATGACGTTAAGCAGTACCTATCG GTCCACTCTGAAACCATAGCAACGTATGCCCTATGTGGCTTCGCGAACATCAGCTCTCTGGGTGTGATGATCGGAGGCCTCT CGGCTATGGCCCCAGAGCGGAGGGGTGATATTTCCAGGTGTGCCATCAGAGCTCTTATCTCAGGCACGGTGGCATGCTTCATGACAGCGTGCATCGCAG GTATGTTGTATATCCCAGAGCTGCTGTGTGAAGACTTCCTGAAGGAAGAGTTCAACTCCACATTAGTCATTAACAGCACTCAGCTCCTCACCTGCTGTACTGAGCTCTACCACAG
- the LOC115139778 gene encoding solute carrier family 28 member 3 isoform X1, with translation MELNGLSENSQRNGLDNQAFHSQDSICIYVEVAHRPSEELKKRFLEKRMEGIHRYLEKHRTRIRLVLGIVLAAGYFAVVIAACVLNLQRALALLVVTLLAVFFLLWDWLMGRYGQRLWDALQPARDTLNTHWLWVKWVVCVLLLVAVVCWLVFDTAKQGSRQLVSFSGLLCFVMLMLVFSRNPFRVSWRTLLWGVALQFLFGLIILRTKAGFTAVDWLGHQVEVFLSYADTGSRFVFGDKYTDHFFAFQVLPIVVFFSTVISMLYHLGFMQWLILKVGFIMQITMGTSPTESMVAAGNIFVGQTESPLLIRPYISQLTLSEIHAVMTGGFSTIAGSVLGAFISFGIEASHLLTASVMSAPASLAIAKTFWPETEIPKVTAKKGLKLETGEGSNLLEAASRGASSSIVLVANIAVNLIAFLALLAFLNAALSWLGNMFNYPQLSFSIICSYVFMPFSFLMGVAWEDSFMVGELIGYKTFFNEFVAYERLAKLIKRREDRGPEYVDDVKQYLSVHSETIATYALCGFANISSLGVMIGGLSAMAPERRGDISRCAIRALISGTVACFMTACIAGMLYIPELLCEDFLKEEFNSTLVINSTQLLTCCTELYHSVLVSPSNMTLEGRFSMASLNGCCAILSSPLFNCSLVP, from the exons ATGGAGCTGAATGGTTTATCAGAGAATAGCCAGAGAAATGGGCTGGACAACCAGGCCTTCCACTCTCAG gaCTCTATCTGCATTTATGTAGAAGTTGCTCATCGGCCATCAGAGGAGCTAAAGAAAAG GTTCTTGGAAAAGAGAATGGAAGGGATCCACCGATATCTGGAGAAGCACAGGACTAGGATCAGGCTGGTGTTGGGCATTGTCTTGGCTGCAG GTTACTTTGCCGTGGTGATCGCGGCATGCGTGCTGAACTTGCAGCGTGCTCTGGCCCTGTTGGTGGTGACCCTGCTGGCTGTCTTCTTTCTTCTGTGGGACTGGCTGATGGGCCGCTACGGACAACGCCTCTGGGACGCCCTGCAACCCGCCAGGGACACCCTCAACACACACTGGCTCTGGGTCAAATG ggtggtgtgtgtgctgCTGCTGGTGGCAGTGGTGTGCTGGCTGGTGTTTGACACGGCCAAACAGGGATCGCGGCAGCTAGTCTCTTTCTCCGGACTCCTCTGCTTCGTAATGCTCATGCTGGTGTTCTCAAGGAACCCATTCAGG GTGTCATGGCGAACTTTACTGTGGGGTGTGGCGCTACAGTTCTTGTTTGGACTCATTATCCTCAGAACCAAAGCAGGATTCACCGCTGTAGACTGGCTGGGCCATCAAGTGGAG gTGTTTCTGTCCTACGCTGACACCGGCTCTAGGTTTGTGTTCGGCGACAAATACACAGACCACTTCTTTGCGTTCCAG GTTCTGCCTATTGTAGTGTTCTTCAGCACTGTCATCTCTATGCTCTACCACCTTGGCTTCATGCAGTGGCTCATCCTCAAG GTGGGCTTCATAATGCAGATTACTATGGGAACTTCTCCCACAGAGTCCATGGTCGCCGCTGGCAACATATTTGTGGGACAG acagaaTCTCCACTCTTGATTCGTCCGTACATCTCCCAGCTGACCTTGTCAGAGATCCATGCCGTGATGACAGGAGGGTTCTCCACCATCGCTGGCAGTGTACTGGGAGCCTTCATCTCTTTTGGG attgaagCATCCCACTTGCTGACAGCCTCCGTAATGTCAGCCCCGGCCTCCCTGGCTATCGCCAAAACCTTCTGGCCAGAGACAGAGATCCCCAAAGTCACAGCCAAGAAAGGCCTCAAACTGGAGACAGG GGAGGGCAGTAACCTGCTGGAGGCAGCGTCTCGCGGAGCGTCCTCCTCTATTGTCCTGGTGGCCAACATCGCTGTCAACCTCATTGCCTTCCTGGCCCTGCTCGCTTTCCTCAATGCCGCTCTGTCATGGCTGGGCAACATGTTCAACTACCCCCAGCTCAGCTTCTCT aTCATCTGCTCATACGTATTCATGCCTTTCTCCTTCCTGATGGGTGTGGCCTGGGAGGACAGCTTCATGGTGGGCGAGCTGATTGGCTACAAGACCTTCTTCAATGAGTTTGTGGCCTATGAGAGGTTGGCAAAACTCAtcaagaggagagaggacagaggcccAGAGTACGTGGATGACGTTAAGCAGTACCTATCG GTCCACTCTGAAACCATAGCAACGTATGCCCTATGTGGCTTCGCGAACATCAGCTCTCTGGGTGTGATGATCGGAGGCCTCT CGGCTATGGCCCCAGAGCGGAGGGGTGATATTTCCAGGTGTGCCATCAGAGCTCTTATCTCAGGCACGGTGGCATGCTTCATGACAGCGTGCATCGCAG GTATGTTGTATATCCCAGAGCTGCTGTGTGAAGACTTCCTGAAGGAAGAGTTCAACTCCACATTAGTCATTAACAGCACTCAGCTCCTCACCTGCTGTACTGAGCTCTACCACAG
- the LOC115139778 gene encoding solute carrier family 28 member 3 isoform X3, producing MVYQRIAREMGWTTRPSTLRLLCRGDRGMRAELAACSGPVGGDPAGCLLSSVGLADGPLRTTPLGRPATRQGHPQHTLALGQMVSWRTLLWGVALQFLFGLIILRTKAGFTAVDWLGHQVEVFLSYADTGSRFVFGDKYTDHFFAFQVLPIVVFFSTVISMLYHLGFMQWLILKVGFIMQITMGTSPTESMVAAGNIFVGQTESPLLIRPYISQLTLSEIHAVMTGGFSTIAGSVLGAFISFGIEASHLLTASVMSAPASLAIAKTFWPETEIPKVTAKKGLKLETGEGSNLLEAASRGASSSIVLVANIAVNLIAFLALLAFLNAALSWLGNMFNYPQLSFSIICSYVFMPFSFLMGVAWEDSFMVGELIGYKTFFNEFVAYERLAKLIKRREDRGPEYVDDVKQYLSVHSETIATYALCGFANISSLGVMIGGLSAMAPERRGDISRCAIRALISGTVACFMTACIAGMLYIPELLCEDFLKEEFNSTLVINSTQLLTCCTELYHSVLVSPSNMTLEGRFSMASLNGCCAILSSPLFNCSLVP from the exons ATGGTTTATCAGAGAATAGCCAGAGAAATGGGCTGGACAACCAGGCCTTCCACTCTCAG GTTACTTTGCCGTGGTGATCGCGGCATGCGTGCTGAACTTGCAGCGTGCTCTGGCCCTGTTGGTGGTGACCCTGCTGGCTGTCTTCTTTCTTCTGTGGGACTGGCTGATGGGCCGCTACGGACAACGCCTCTGGGACGCCCTGCAACCCGCCAGGGACACCCTCAACACACACTGGCTCTGGGTCAAATG GTGTCATGGCGAACTTTACTGTGGGGTGTGGCGCTACAGTTCTTGTTTGGACTCATTATCCTCAGAACCAAAGCAGGATTCACCGCTGTAGACTGGCTGGGCCATCAAGTGGAG gTGTTTCTGTCCTACGCTGACACCGGCTCTAGGTTTGTGTTCGGCGACAAATACACAGACCACTTCTTTGCGTTCCAG GTTCTGCCTATTGTAGTGTTCTTCAGCACTGTCATCTCTATGCTCTACCACCTTGGCTTCATGCAGTGGCTCATCCTCAAG GTGGGCTTCATAATGCAGATTACTATGGGAACTTCTCCCACAGAGTCCATGGTCGCCGCTGGCAACATATTTGTGGGACAG acagaaTCTCCACTCTTGATTCGTCCGTACATCTCCCAGCTGACCTTGTCAGAGATCCATGCCGTGATGACAGGAGGGTTCTCCACCATCGCTGGCAGTGTACTGGGAGCCTTCATCTCTTTTGGG attgaagCATCCCACTTGCTGACAGCCTCCGTAATGTCAGCCCCGGCCTCCCTGGCTATCGCCAAAACCTTCTGGCCAGAGACAGAGATCCCCAAAGTCACAGCCAAGAAAGGCCTCAAACTGGAGACAGG GGAGGGCAGTAACCTGCTGGAGGCAGCGTCTCGCGGAGCGTCCTCCTCTATTGTCCTGGTGGCCAACATCGCTGTCAACCTCATTGCCTTCCTGGCCCTGCTCGCTTTCCTCAATGCCGCTCTGTCATGGCTGGGCAACATGTTCAACTACCCCCAGCTCAGCTTCTCT aTCATCTGCTCATACGTATTCATGCCTTTCTCCTTCCTGATGGGTGTGGCCTGGGAGGACAGCTTCATGGTGGGCGAGCTGATTGGCTACAAGACCTTCTTCAATGAGTTTGTGGCCTATGAGAGGTTGGCAAAACTCAtcaagaggagagaggacagaggcccAGAGTACGTGGATGACGTTAAGCAGTACCTATCG GTCCACTCTGAAACCATAGCAACGTATGCCCTATGTGGCTTCGCGAACATCAGCTCTCTGGGTGTGATGATCGGAGGCCTCT CGGCTATGGCCCCAGAGCGGAGGGGTGATATTTCCAGGTGTGCCATCAGAGCTCTTATCTCAGGCACGGTGGCATGCTTCATGACAGCGTGCATCGCAG GTATGTTGTATATCCCAGAGCTGCTGTGTGAAGACTTCCTGAAGGAAGAGTTCAACTCCACATTAGTCATTAACAGCACTCAGCTCCTCACCTGCTGTACTGAGCTCTACCACAG